TCGGCGGTGGACTTTTTAAATTCCAGCTTTTCCGATTCGCCCGGCGCAATTAGGTTTTTCAAATCCGTCATAATTTATATTCTCTTTTTTATCTCGCCATATTTCGCCATAACATAATGCGGCGTCAGCCTGCTACTATAAGCAGCAACTTATACTCATTCTCCGTCATATCAATTGTATCGTTCATATTTTGAACATTGTATAAAATCGCCATAGTTTGTCAAGTGCGCGCTTGGCCTCAGTGAAAATCCGGACACATTGCCTCAAATAAGAATCTGGACGAAAAAGGGTCTTAAAACAGGTTGTGCGAAACAACAGATTAGGGAACCCCAGCCGAACCTAACTGCCGGTATAATGTTCGTAGTATCGTTTCAAGCCGTCTTCCATGCTTATGCGTCGCTTCCAGCCGAGCGCCGTGAGTCTTGAAACATCCAGAAGTTTGCGGGGCGTGCCATCTGGCCTCGAGGGATCGGTTAGGATCTCGCCCTTGAAGCCGACGACATCTTTTATAAGTTCCGCGTACCCGTATATCGTTCTGTCCTCGCCGCAGCCGATGTTCACGAATTCGCCTATATCCTTAAAATCGTATTTTTCCATGAGAAAAACACAGGCATCCGCCAGATCGTCGGAATACAGGAATTCCCTGTAGGGCTTCCCTGTCCCCCAGATCTTCACATAGCCCTTCGTTATTCCGATCTCCCCCAGCAACTCATCTATGGACGTTTTGTCATCCGGCTTTATTCTCTCATCGCGTCCGCTGCCGAGCGGATATTTTTTGATATCGGCTGTTATAGCCTCGTAATTCCCTTCAGAAAGCATCTTTGCGAGATGGAATTTTCTGAGAAGCATAGGAAGGACATGCGCCGTTTCCAGATTGAAATTATCTCCCGGACCGTAAAGATTCGTGGGCATAACCGAGATAAAATTAGTGCCGTACTGCTGATTGTAATACCTGCACAGCTTGATAGCGGCTATTTTTGCCACGGCGTAGGCCTCATTCGTGGGCTCCAGAAGACTCGTCAGCAGATACTCCTCTTTCAAGGGCTGCGGCGCTAATTTGGGATAAATGCACGACGACCCCAGGTTAAGCAATTTCTTTACTCCGTATTTGTATGACGAATCTATGACATTCGCGGCAATCATTAAGTTCTCATAAATGAATTGCGCCGTGTATGTGCTGTTTGCCAGGATACCGCCGACCCTCGCCGCGGCGAGAAAAACATATTCGGGTTTTTCCTTTTCAAAAAAATTCTCAACCTCGGCCTGTCTGAGGAGGTTTAACTCCTCAAAATCGCGAAATATAAGATTGGAGTAGCCCTTACTCTTCAAATTGCGAACGAGAGAGGAACCCACAAGCCCGGTATGTCCGGCGACATAAATTTTTGAGTTTTTATCCATAAATCCGAAATCTTCCGTAATGATTGTCCTTATAATTATTTACCGGCTATCTTTCATTTCTGCAAACCCGGGAAATCCGGTGCTCGGTATAATCAAAGCCCTTTTTCCTGCAGACAGCCATCCCTTCTCCCTTTGGTTCCATACCGGCGGCCTTCATATCATAATCAAGCATTATTTTAACAAGCTCTCTGAATGTCACCCTGGGCTGCCATTTCAGAATCTTTTTTGCTTTTGAAATATCAGCCTTGAGGAAATCCACTTCCGTGGGCCTGAAATATTTAGGGTCTATTTCCACTATAACCCGGCCCGGCTTCAATTTTTGGCAGGAGCTCTTTATAATGCCTTTTTCCTTTTCACCTTCGCCTTTCCACTCCAGCTCTATACCCGCGTAGGAAAAAGACTCTTCAACAAATTCTTTGACGGAATGGCTCTCCCCCGTGCCTATCACAAAATCATCCGCCTTTTCCTGCTGGAGCATCAGCCACATAGCCTCGACATATTCGGGAGCGAAACCCCAGTCCCTTTTTGCCGCCAGATTGCCCAGATAAATTTTTTCCTGCCTTCCGGCGACAATATTCACGACCGCGCGCGTGATCTTGTGGGTCACAAAAGTCTCGCCCCTGTGGGGGCTTTCGTGATTGAACAGAATGCCGTTTGACGCGAAAAGGCCGTAACCTTCCCTGAAATTCCTGACCATCCAGTATGAATACAGCTTCGCCGCGGCATAGGGGCTCTGCGGCTTGAAAGCCGTGTTCTCGCTCTGAGGCGGGGCCGCCGCTCCGAACATTTCCGAAGATGAGGCCTGATAAAACTTTGTTTTTATACCGCTTTTTCTTATCGCCTCAAGTATCCTCGTGGTGCCGAGGCCGGTCACATTTCCGGTATATTCCGGTATGTCAAAACTCACCCTGACATGGCTTTGCGCACCGAGATGATAGATCTCATCCGGTTTGATGTTGTATATGACATTGGTTATCTGCTCACCGTCCGACAGATCACCGTAGTGCAGAAAAAACTTGGCCCCTTTGGTGTGGGGATCGACATATATGTGGTCTATCCTATGCGTGTTGAAAGTGGACGCGCGTCTTATGATGCCGTGCACCTCATAACCTTTTGACAGGAGAAGTTCGGCAAGATAAGAACCGTCCTGGCCTGTAATACCTGTGATCAATGCTTTTTTTCCGCCGCAGGCGGATTTCTCTTTGTTCAACATATTTTACCTCAACTAGTTAGAAAAATTACCTGAGGCGGGACTGCCACTCTTCTATCTCGACTTTCAGGCCGTCTATGCGGCTTTGTAGTCCCGATCTCTGCTCGCCGTCAGTCCCCTCAAGTTCCGTTTCAAGCTCTTTCGCCTGATCCTGTTTCTGGGATATTATGAGTTGTATCTGCCTTTTTTTGTCGTCGGGAGCGGACGCAGTTTTGCTTTCAGCGGACGCTTTCGAGCCGGAAGGTTCCGGCTCTATAAAATTATCAATATCGCTCTCGCGCCGGCCGGGAAGCGGCATCTTGAAAAGCTCGGGCACGGAATCCGCCAAGGCCTGCCGTTTATTGTTTTTCGGCGCTGCGAAAAGTTTTTTCAGTTTCTTTTTCAGGCCTTCGTTCTCCGGGGGTATTTCTGAGCGGACTCTGGAGGTGCTCTCATCGGATTCCCTTTCCACGCCGGTTATGACGGATATTTCTGTCTCGAGCTCGGACTTTATCATGTTGAGTTCGTCTTCCTTCATCTGGAAACGGTTTTCTATTTCTATCTGGGCGTCCCTTAAAACAGCGATCTGCTTCCTGTAAAATTCGTCTTTCTCGACGAGCACCCTTTCATGGGCGAGATTGATCTCCTCTATCTGGCGCTGAAGAGCGAGCACTTTGTTTGAAAGCGCTTTTTTCTCCTCCGCGGCGTCTTTGAGCTGCGCGGTATACTGGGCCGCTATATCAACTTCAAGTTTCTTCATCTGGGAAGCGATCTCTTTTTTCTCCCTTTCCTTGCGGCGGAGCGCCTCTTCCCATTCTCTGTCCATATTTTTCAGCTGCAGCTCATAATCATCCCTCTGGACTTTCATCTGCGAGCGCAGTTCCTTGGCGGCACTCTTCAAAACCCCTGTTTCCTGCTTAAGGCTGTTAACCGTTTTTTCGCCGTCCTGCCTCTTGGCCTCTAGCTTCATTATCTCGGCGTTCTTTTCTCTTATAACGCTTTCCAGCTCGTTTTTGATCATCTGAGCGGTGGTGTCGGATTTGGCTTTCTCGCGGCTCATCTCATCTATGAACTTTTCCTGCAGCTGCGCCATCTTTCTGTCCATGCCGGCCAGCTCTCTCTGACGCTGGGCTAGGATGGCGTCATAATTTTTTGTCAGCGACACTATCTTTCTCTCATAAGCGTCTTTTTCGCCGGAGCGCAGTTTGTTTTCCATTGAAAGCTGTTTTTTCACGGCTTCCAGCTCCGCCTGGAATTTCAGGTTATCGTCCTCAACGATACGCACCTTCTCATTGCCTATGCCTATCTCGTTCGTAAAATGAGCTTCCCGCAGTTTCATCTGTTCCATCAGCTGCGCGGTCTCCTCGGAGTTGAGTTTTTTGAGCTGTTCTATTTTGTCAAGAAGTTCCCGCACGCGGAGCTCCTCGCTCTTGATGCGGGAGATCAGTGTCTCGCGCTCCTCAAGCCTCTTCTCTTTGAGGTCTCTGAGAATCCGCTCAAGCTCTGATGTTACTTTGCCTGTCATAGCCCGATTATAACACAATTAACCGAAATAATTCAAGAATCAAAAAATGGGATGGAGGAAATTCGGACGAAACCAAAAAATTGGACCAAACCACAAAAAAAAGTCAAGAATTTTATACTTCGGTCAAATATTCTGGTTTAATATTTCGCTGTATTTCTGCTCTATGAGGCGCACCATTGCCCTTATGTCAAAATCCCCCGTGAGCTTTTTCCTGAGTTTATGGGCGAGCACCCTGCCCTGATCGGGGTTTTTTATGAGAAAATCTATACGCTCGACGAATGTTTCAATATCATGCGGCTCGACAAGATAACCCGTGACGCCGTCTTCTATTATCTCGGAAACGCCGTCAACATCGCTGAGCACCTGCGGTATCAGGCAGACCCCGGCCTCAAGAGACACCCTCGGAAGGCCCTCCCAGAGCGAGGTCAGGACATTCACGTCAAAAGCGGGGAGGACTTTTTCCATGTCCGTCCGCCAACCGGCGAGTATCACATCATCGCCCAGACGATGCCTGTAAATACTTTTCTCTATTTCCTCCCGGAGAATGCCGTCACCGACAATCATGAATTTCGTCAGGGGATTGAGCTTTTTAACGCGCGCGGCGGCCTCTATGAAATCCAGCGGCGCCTTCTGCTCCTTAAAGCAGGCGGCCATTCCCACGACGGGAACATCCTTCGCTATGCCGAAACTTTTTTTCGCGTCAGCGCGCGTGATACGGCCTTCCCACGCCTTCATGTCTATCCCCGAATGAACCACCGATATCTTATCCTCCGGGCAAATACCCAGAGAAACGGCTTTTTCAAGGTTGTTTTTTGACACGGCGAAAAGAGCGGTGGATACTTTAGCCGTCATCTTTTCCGCCCAAATATAGGTTTTTCTCACGCGCGCTTTCTGCCTGTCGTTAAAACCGAAGCCGTGAAAGGTGTGGATGATAACAGGAACTCGCGCGAAAAAAGCCGCCCAGCGCCCGAGGATACCCGCCTTGGATGAATGAGTGTGGACTATATGAGGTTTTAAATTCCTTAAGATGCTGTAAAGCGAAAAAAAGGCGGCGATGTCCTTAAATGGATTTATTTCCCTGACAAGAGAGCCTACCCGGTAAACCTCAATTCCCCCGGGTTCTGTCATGCCCTCGCGGCCGGCTATCAGAACGCCGCGGAAAGCGCTCATGTTCGCGACGGTGAAAAGCGTGTTCTGCTGCGCGCCGCCCAGCTCGAGGGTCGTGACTATGTGAACGCAGACTTTTCCGCCGGCGGCGGATTTCGCAGGGCTCAACTTATTTTCATGCATCGGTGAAGCTATTTGCCTTTGAAGCGTTTCACTATTTCATCGGCCGCGCGTTTTCCGCCGCCCATGGCGGAAATGACAGTCGCCGCGCCGGAGACAATATCCCCCGCCGCGTAAACATTTTTTATAGAGGTCTCAAAGGTATCGGGATCTATCTCTATGTAACCTCTTTTGTTAAACTTCAATCCTTCCGAAGTGTCTTTAAGAAGAGGGTTGGCCATAACGCCTATCGCTGAAACAAGGGTGTCGGCCTCTATCCATTCATAATCACCGGGTATCTCGACAGGGCGGGCGCGGCCGCTTTCATCTTTGTCCCCCAGTTTCATTTTTACACATTTGACCCGCGTGACCGCCCCGTCAGCGCCGGCTTCTATCTCAACGGGGTTCATAAGAAAACGGAAGATCACGCCCTCTTCTTCGGCGTGTTCCACCTCCTCGAGCCGCGCCGGCATCTCATCTCTGGTCCGGCGGTAGACATTATAAACATTTTCGGCGCCCATTCTTATCGCGCACCTGGCCGAATCCATGGCAACATTCCCGCCGCCGACGACAACAACATTCCTGATCTTTTTGAGCGGCGTGGCATATTCCGGGAAACGGTAGGACTTCATCAGGTTTATGCGCGTGAGAAACTCATT
The genomic region above belongs to Candidatus Omnitrophota bacterium and contains:
- a CDS encoding GDP-L-fucose synthase produces the protein MDKNSKIYVAGHTGLVGSSLVRNLKSKGYSNLIFRDFEELNLLRQAEVENFFEKEKPEYVFLAAARVGGILANSTYTAQFIYENLMIAANVIDSSYKYGVKKLLNLGSSCIYPKLAPQPLKEEYLLTSLLEPTNEAYAVAKIAAIKLCRYYNQQYGTNFISVMPTNLYGPGDNFNLETAHVLPMLLRKFHLAKMLSEGNYEAITADIKKYPLGSGRDERIKPDDKTSIDELLGEIGITKGYVKIWGTGKPYREFLYSDDLADACVFLMEKYDFKDIGEFVNIGCGEDRTIYGYAELIKDVVGFKGEILTDPSRPDGTPRKLLDVSRLTALGWKRRISMEDGLKRYYEHYTGS
- a CDS encoding glycosyltransferase family 4 protein, producing the protein MHENKLSPAKSAAGGKVCVHIVTTLELGGAQQNTLFTVANMSAFRGVLIAGREGMTEPGGIEVYRVGSLVREINPFKDIAAFFSLYSILRNLKPHIVHTHSSKAGILGRWAAFFARVPVIIHTFHGFGFNDRQKARVRKTYIWAEKMTAKVSTALFAVSKNNLEKAVSLGICPEDKISVVHSGIDMKAWEGRITRADAKKSFGIAKDVPVVGMAACFKEQKAPLDFIEAAARVKKLNPLTKFMIVGDGILREEIEKSIYRHRLGDDVILAGWRTDMEKVLPAFDVNVLTSLWEGLPRVSLEAGVCLIPQVLSDVDGVSEIIEDGVTGYLVEPHDIETFVERIDFLIKNPDQGRVLAHKLRKKLTGDFDIRAMVRLIEQKYSEILNQNI
- the gmd gene encoding GDP-mannose 4,6-dehydratase; translation: MLNKEKSACGGKKALITGITGQDGSYLAELLLSKGYEVHGIIRRASTFNTHRIDHIYVDPHTKGAKFFLHYGDLSDGEQITNVIYNIKPDEIYHLGAQSHVRVSFDIPEYTGNVTGLGTTRILEAIRKSGIKTKFYQASSSEMFGAAAPPQSENTAFKPQSPYAAAKLYSYWMVRNFREGYGLFASNGILFNHESPHRGETFVTHKITRAVVNIVAGRQEKIYLGNLAAKRDWGFAPEYVEAMWLMLQQEKADDFVIGTGESHSVKEFVEESFSYAGIELEWKGEGEKEKGIIKSSCQKLKPGRVIVEIDPKYFRPTEVDFLKADISKAKKILKWQPRVTFRELVKIMLDYDMKAAGMEPKGEGMAVCRKKGFDYTEHRISRVCRNER